Below is a window of Bradyrhizobium sp. SZCCHNS1050 DNA.
CGCGGTTTCCTCCATCGCCTGCCGCAGATCCTCGACCAGCGCGTCCGTATAGAACGTCGCCGTCGTTTTAATGTCCGTATGTCCCAGTAGCGTCTGCACAACCTTGAGGTTTCGGGTCCGCCGTAGCGTGCGCATGCCCGTCGTATGGCGCAAATCGTGGATGCGGGCGGCGATGCCGAGCTTTTTCCAGCGCCGCGCATAGGTGGTGAAGCCGTAATATGTGATGGGATAGCGCTGGCCCTTGATCCGCTGTTCGCCATTCTTCGGGTGCTTCTTCCAGGTGCGTTTGGCGGCGAAGGTGAATACGTAGACAGGATGATCGCCGCGCCGGCGCCACAGCATCTGATAGGCTTCCTTGGTCAGCGGGATCACCCGCGGCTGGCCCCCTTTGGTGATGACACGGATGACCGCTAATTCGAAATCGACCTGGGGCCAGGTCAGGAACAGGTTGCCCTTGCGCAGGCCGGTGATGATGGCAAATCGCCTGACGTCGGCATAATCGCGATCCTCCGCTGCGTCGAGCGTCGCTTCCTCGGCCGCCGAGATCTCGCGGATGTGGCGCTTGACCTGCTTCAGCCGGTGCTTGCGCCACTTCGGCATCTTGACGATCGCCGCGTTCCAGTTGTCGGCGGCGCGGTACATGACCTGGCGCAGCAGGTCGATGGTGCGGTTGACCGTGCGCGGAGTGATCGGACGGTGCAGGATGACCTTGCGGCCGTTCTCGACCACGGTGCGGTCGCGCCTTGTATCCTTCCGTCGCTCAGTGACCATGCGCGAAACGGCGTCGTCGCTGATGGTGTGCAGATAGGTTCGTGCGCCCATGATCTCGACCAGGCGATCGAGCACGCTGCGGATGCGCTGGTCGGCCAGGGTCGAGCCGTGCTCGGTCCACCAGCGGTCGCAGGCAGCCTTGAGGGTCAGAGGCGACGAGCCCTCGGCCTTCAGTCGCTCGACGAGGGCGCGGGCTTCGATCTTGCGCGCGTCCTCGAAGGCCTGAGCCTGACGTTCATCCCGGAGCTTTGTGGAGCCGTAAAAGCGAAGATGTTCGATCTCGAAGTCGTACTGCCAGTAGGGGCTCTTCCGGGTCTGGTAGATGGACATGAGCGCACTTTCGGCTGGGCTGGCTCCGGGGCGGACAGGGCCTCGAGGAAGGCGGCCACGTCGCGTGGCATGAACACGCGGCGGGGCTTCTTCCGACCACATCCTTTGATCCGCCCGGTGAGCCGCCCAGCCTCAATATGCCGCGCCAGCGTCTTGCGGTCCATGGGGAGCAAGCGGCAGAGCTCCGGCAGTCCGATTGTCGCCTGGATGGCGAAATGGGCCTCCAGGGCGGCCGGAAGGGCTGGCAGGGGCATGTTGCGTCAGACCTTCGGTGGCTCGCGCGCGGGCAGGCCAGGGACGGCGGCGACGGCCTTCTCGGCAACCTCGGACGTACGCTCGATCACGGCGCGCAAGATCTCGGCGCAGTCCGCACGGCCGATGCCGAGCACGCCGCGCGCCTGCAGCTCCTCGTCGAGGTGCACGGCCATGACAGTGATCACGCTCATTCTGCCGCCTCGCGAATGACCAGGAAGACCCTATCGCCCCTGCGCTCGGCCAGGCCGCGCGCGATCGCCTTCTCGACGGTGGCGTTTCTGAAGCGGCGCCCGCGGCCGTCGGTGCGCCACTGAGCGTTGCCTTCCCGGTGCAGCGGCCCGCGCGCCAGCACGGCGATGCACTGATCGACCGTGCTCGGCCACGGCTTGCGGTGATATTCGTAGATGCGGCGTTCGCCGCGCTTGGTGATGTAGGTGACCCGCTGCAACTGATGTTTCAGCTTCATGACGCGGCCTCGATGCGGGTGAGGAGGGCAGACCGTCTGATGATCATCGCGACACCGCGCAGTCGGTCAGGACGGCGAGAATGGGCCTGTCGGAGCAGGCCGGACGTTCCGACGATGCAAAGCGGGCAATCAGTCCGGCGCCGGCAAGCGGCACCATCGCAGCCAACACGATGACGACGAGCGCGGCCGCCAGCGGGGCATGGGTCTCCTGCGGGCCGTGCCGCAGTAGCTGCTCGCGCCGCCAGCGAGAGGTTTGTTTCTGTCTGTTAACCATCGGAACTAACCTTTCGTTAGCCATGGCTTGCGCCACCGGAGGTAGGCGAGCACAGTTAAGACAATTGGGAAGGATCGACCTGGCCGTCTGCGATGACATGCATTCTTATCAAAATATTTTTGAAACTCAATCCGATCGCTCAAAATATTTTTGAAAGCGGATGGGGCTCGCTCGGACGGCGTGCCGCAAGGCGGGGTTGGGAATGGGGAAGAAGGGGGAGGCCTGGCACCGGCGACATGCGCTGTCGCTCGTGGGTCAGTTGCCTGAGGACGTAGACGACGCGCTGCTCGTCATCGCCTACATGCGGGACGTTGTTGAGAACTTCCTTGTGCCGGACCGTGAGCCTGCGTCGCTCTCAAGCGCGCGCGGAATCGTCGCCAGCCTCCGGCTCGTGCAGACGCCGATCAAGGTCGACGCTGAGGCCCCTCCGCTCTCCGTTGTAGAGCCAGTCGAGGGACAGTCCGGGGATGATTCGCACTAGCTTTTGCGCGATTTCGATGCTGAGCGGGGCGCCGCGCTCGAAATTGTTCCAGCGGGCAGGGGATATATCCAACTTTTTTGCGAAGGCCGTCTGGCTGCTGCCGCTCGTGATCTCGCGCAGTCGTTTAAGCCTTTGAGTGCGTTCACGATCTGGCGGCGTTTCGGGTTGCTTCGCAGGCGGCTTTTTCATCGCCGCGAAGGATGGCGCAGGCATCGCTAAAATCCCATTAAAGAAACTTGGTTGTTGAGTTTCAAAATAATTTTGATAGCGGTCGGGGTTATGGACATCCCCCGACGCCTTGAAACCACCGAACAGATCTTCGACGCTCTCGGCATCGAAGCGATCATGACACTGACCGGCGGGAAGTACCCGGCGGTCCACTGCTACAAATCGTCCGGCAAATTCCCGCCGAAGACCTACGTAGTCCTGAAGGCCGCTCTGTCTGCCATCGGCGCCGATGCGCCTGACAGCCTCTGGCAAATGATCGAGCCGGACCCTGTCGCGCTTGCTGGCGTCGTGCAGCGCCTGCCGTCCGCTGCTGGTGATGAGGTGCTGCCATGACCGGCACCGTATCAGGCCAGGGCGGCGCCGGTCGATCCGGCGGGCAGGGCGCGCAAGGCAATTATTTCGGCCTGTGGATATCGGTTTTTGCGATCTCGCCGCGCGGCTGTGCGCGGCTGTGGAAAAGTCACGCCGCGCCTGTATTTCAAGGCGTTTGCGCAACGGGCTCCCGGGGTGGGCCCTCACCGGCTGGGGCGGGTTATGACGCCGCCTCAGAAATCGAAGCTCAACTGGGTCGGCCAGGAACGGGTGTGAGCACAGACGTGCTCTTTCCGTCCCAGCCGGCGCCGGTCGTACGCTCGCACGTACACGAGCTGCGGCTTCGCCATGTCTGTCATGGCGGACTCCTTCGCTGGTCGCGGGTGGAAGCCCGCGGGCTCCGGCGCGCGGACACGCGCCGTCGAGCATGTGAGCCTGGCCGATTGGCCGGCAGCGGAGGCAGGCCGGTGAGGGCCCCGCTTGGGATTGTAGCGGATGGGGCCCGGTTGCAAGCGGCAATCCACAGCAATCGTGGGGTGCTGGCATGAGACCGGATGGCTCCATCGGCCCGCGCAAGCGCAATGACCGGATGGCGGCCGTGCAGGCTGTGGCCGACGAGGCGCTGATATCGGCCGCCGGCGACATGTTCGCGGCGGGCCTCGACACCCGTGAGATGGCGGCGCGGCTGATCGTGCCAGAGGCGGCCGTCACGGCGGCGCTGCGCATGGCGCGTGAGCGGCAGCTCGGCCTGGCGCCTGCGCCGATGTCCGTGGCGCGCGTGGATGCGGCTGGCTTCTCCGAGGATGCTGAGACCGTCGTCGGCGCCGAGCAGGTCGTCTCGATGCCGCATGTGATGGAGCTGTCGGTGCGTGGGGATCTGGCGGTCCGCGTTCGTATCCGCGGCATCGACGGGCAGCTGCTGGTCGACGTCGCGATGACGGCGAAGCGCGCGCTGCGCGCCGCCGGCTTGTTCAAGCTGGCCGCTGAGCGCGCCGATCCGTCGCTTTTGGCCGATGCGCAGATCCTGGAGTTTGGCCGAT
It encodes the following:
- a CDS encoding site-specific integrase, with amino-acid sequence MSIYQTRKSPYWQYDFEIEHLRFYGSTKLRDERQAQAFEDARKIEARALVERLKAEGSSPLTLKAACDRWWTEHGSTLADQRIRSVLDRLVEIMGARTYLHTISDDAVSRMVTERRKDTRRDRTVVENGRKVILHRPITPRTVNRTIDLLRQVMYRAADNWNAAIVKMPKWRKHRLKQVKRHIREISAAEEATLDAAEDRDYADVRRFAIITGLRKGNLFLTWPQVDFELAVIRVITKGGQPRVIPLTKEAYQMLWRRRGDHPVYVFTFAAKRTWKKHPKNGEQRIKGQRYPITYYGFTTYARRWKKLGIAARIHDLRHTTGMRTLRRTRNLKVVQTLLGHTDIKTTATFYTDALVEDLRQAMEETASAGRSATRPKSHILPKS
- a CDS encoding helix-turn-helix transcriptional regulator: MRKRLEIQARRDFSTAAHSRAARSQKPISTGRNNCLARPARRIDRRRPGLIRCRSWQHLITSSGRQALHDASKRDRVRLDHLPEAVRRIGADGRQSGLQDYVGLRREFAGRFVAVDRRVLPAGQCHDRFDAESVEDLFGGFKASGDVHNPDRYQNYFETQQPSFFNGILAMPAPSFAAMKKPPAKQPETPPDRERTQRLKRLREITSGSSQTAFAKKLDISPARWNNFERGAPLSIEIAQKLVRIIPGLSLDWLYNGERRGLSVDLDRRLHEPEAGDDSARA